A genomic window from Anthonomus grandis grandis chromosome 4, icAntGran1.3, whole genome shotgun sequence includes:
- the LOC126735386 gene encoding chitinase-3-like protein 1, producing the protein MKLSVCLCIFALSALSVQAKSVKNAQDTGKVIYCYFESWTVYRPGNGKFDVENIDPNLCTHIAFTFLGLNADGSIHILDPWESDPDGLNGFQRFVALKNQNANLKTIISLGGWNEGSQTYSEVVADATKRSTLVKEVLAFIQKYNFDGFDFDWEYPAKRDSVNPADKENFILMLQELKAAFQPYGYILSAAVNSAKVNIDGSYDVAALSQILDHINIMAYDFHGAFDNYVGHHTLLYSAEIDAQYNNSEWNIDTGVNYWLSQGADPSKINFGIATYARTFTLADATNTSLYAPISGGGTAGPYTRQDGVLGYNEICEAYPNRVDIWDDEQQVPHFVVGNQWIGYDDKKSLGVKVDYALSKNLGGFMVWSFDTDDFTGLCGEGKYPLINTIHTSLAEKGYSLKNNN; encoded by the exons ATGAAATTAAGTGTGTGCTTGTGTATATTTGCCCTCTCGGCACTGTCTGTGCAGGCAAAAAGTGTGAAAAATGCCCAGGACACTG GCAAAGTAATTTACTGTTACTTCGAAAGTTGGACCGTTTACAGGCCTGGCAATGGAAAATTCGACGTAGAAAACATCGATCCAAACCTATGCACTCACATTGCATTCACTTTCCTTGGGTTGAACGCTGATGGGTCCATACATATTTTGGATCCATGGGAATCTGATCCAGATGGTCTTA ATGGATTCCAACGTTTCGTGGCCCTCAAAAACCAAAACGCCAACCTCAAAACGATCATCTCTCTCGGAGGATGGAACGAAGGCTCCCAAACCTACTCGGAAGTAGTAGCAGACGCGACAAAACGTTCAACACTAGTAAAAGAAGTTTTGGCTTTCATTCAAAAATATAACTTCGATGGTTTCGACTTTGATTGGGAATATCCGGCCAAGAGAGACAGCGTAAACCCTGCCGATaaagaaaactttattttgaTGTTGCAGGAGCTGAAAGCTGCCTTTCAACCTTATGGTTACATTCTTTCTGCTGCGGTCAACAGTGCTAAAGTAAACATAGATGGTTCTTATGATGTAGCAGCTTTATCTCA GATTTTGGACCATATCAACATTATGGCCTATGATTTCCACGGCGCCTTTGACAATTACGTGGGTCATCATACATTACTTTATTCTGCTGAAATTGATGCCCAATACAATAACTCTGAATGGAATATC GATACTGGAGTTAACTATTGGTTGTCTCAAGGAGCTGATCCATCCAAGATTAACTTTGGCATTGCCACTTATGCCAGAACATTTACCTTGGCTGATGCCACTAATACTTCTCTGTACGCCCCTATAAGTGGTGGTGGTACTGCTGGACCATACACTAGGCAAGATGGTGTTTTGGGTTATAATGAG aTCTGTGAAGCCTATCCAAATCGCGTAGATATTTGGGATGATGAGCAACAAGTTCCCCATTTCGTAGTGGGCAACCAGTGGATTGGTTATGACGACAAAAAATCATTGGGTGTTAAAGTGGACTACGCATTATCCAAGAATCTTGGTGGATTTATGGTTTGGAGTTTCGACACTGATGATTTTACTGGTCTTTGTGGTGAAGGCAAATATCCTCTGATTAATACTATTCACACTTCTTTGGCTGAGAAAGGCTACAGTTTaaagaacaataattaa